A genomic segment from Brevundimonas mediterranea encodes:
- the groL gene encoding chaperonin GroEL (60 kDa chaperone family; promotes refolding of misfolded polypeptides especially under stressful conditions; forms two stacked rings of heptamers to form a barrel-shaped 14mer; ends can be capped by GroES; misfolded proteins enter the barrel where they are refolded when GroES binds) has product MAAKIVQFNTDARDKMLRGVNVLANAVKVTLGPKGRNVVIQKSFGAPRSTKDGVSVAKEIELEDAFENMGAQMIREVASKTNDKAGDGTTTATVLAQSIVQEGLKAVAAGMNPMDLKRGIDKAVTAVLADIKASAKKVENNSEIAQVGTISANGDAEVGEMIAKAMAKVGNEGVITVEEAKTAETELDVVEGMQFDRGYLSPYFITNADKMEVQLEEPLILLFEKKLSSLQAMLPILEAVVQSGRPLVIIAEDIEGEALATLVVNKLRGGLRVAAVKAPGFGDRRKAMLEDIAILTGGQVISEDLGIKLENVTIDMLGKAKKVTITKDDTTIVDGVGGKEEIEARIGQIKRQIEDTTSDYDKEKLQERLAKLAGGVAVIRVGGSTEVEVKEKKDRVDDALNATRAAVEEGIVPGGGIALLKATKALDGLTGDNADQTAGIAIIRRAIQAPIRQIVENAGVEGSIVVGKVLENSSATYGFNAQTEEYGDLVAMGVIDPAKVVRTALTDAASVASILITTEAAVADAPKKGGSSAPDMGGMGGMGGMDF; this is encoded by the coding sequence ATGGCCGCTAAAATCGTACAGTTCAACACCGACGCGCGCGACAAGATGCTGCGCGGCGTCAACGTGCTCGCCAACGCCGTCAAGGTGACGCTCGGTCCCAAGGGCCGCAACGTCGTGATCCAGAAGTCCTTCGGCGCCCCGCGCTCGACCAAGGACGGCGTGTCGGTCGCCAAAGAGATCGAGCTGGAAGACGCCTTCGAGAACATGGGCGCCCAGATGATCCGCGAAGTCGCTTCGAAGACGAACGACAAGGCGGGTGACGGCACCACCACCGCAACCGTCCTGGCGCAATCGATCGTGCAGGAAGGCCTCAAGGCCGTCGCCGCCGGCATGAACCCGATGGATCTGAAGCGCGGCATCGACAAGGCCGTCACCGCCGTCCTCGCCGACATCAAGGCCTCGGCCAAGAAGGTCGAGAACAACTCCGAGATCGCCCAGGTCGGCACCATCTCGGCCAACGGCGACGCTGAAGTCGGCGAAATGATCGCCAAGGCCATGGCCAAGGTAGGCAACGAAGGCGTCATCACGGTTGAAGAAGCCAAGACCGCCGAGACCGAGCTGGACGTCGTCGAAGGCATGCAGTTCGACCGCGGCTACCTGAGCCCTTACTTCATCACCAACGCCGACAAGATGGAGGTTCAACTCGAAGAGCCCCTGATCCTGCTGTTCGAGAAGAAGCTGTCGTCGCTGCAGGCCATGCTGCCGATCCTGGAAGCCGTCGTGCAATCGGGCCGTCCGCTGGTGATCATCGCCGAGGACATCGAAGGCGAGGCCCTGGCCACCCTGGTGGTCAACAAGCTGCGGGGCGGCCTGCGCGTCGCCGCCGTCAAGGCTCCGGGCTTCGGTGATCGCCGCAAGGCCATGCTGGAAGACATCGCCATCCTGACCGGCGGCCAGGTCATCTCGGAAGACCTGGGCATCAAGCTTGAGAACGTCACGATCGACATGCTCGGCAAGGCCAAGAAAGTCACGATCACCAAGGACGACACCACCATCGTGGACGGCGTTGGCGGCAAGGAAGAGATCGAGGCCCGCATCGGCCAGATCAAGCGCCAGATCGAGGACACCACCTCGGACTACGACAAGGAAAAGCTGCAGGAACGTCTGGCCAAGCTGGCCGGCGGCGTCGCCGTCATCCGCGTCGGCGGCTCGACCGAAGTCGAAGTGAAGGAAAAGAAGGACCGCGTCGACGACGCCCTGAACGCCACGCGTGCAGCCGTTGAAGAAGGCATCGTCCCGGGCGGCGGCATCGCCCTGCTGAAGGCGACCAAGGCGCTTGACGGCCTGACCGGCGACAACGCCGACCAGACCGCCGGCATCGCCATCATCCGTCGCGCCATCCAGGCCCCGATCCGTCAGATCGTGGAAAACGCCGGCGTCGAAGGCTCGATCGTCGTGGGCAAGGTGCTGGAAAACAGCTCCGCCACCTACGGCTTCAACGCCCAGACGGAAGAGTACGGCGACCTGGTCGCCATGGGCGTGATCGACCCGGCCAAGGTGGTTCGCACCGCCCTGACCGACGCCGCCTCGGTGGCCTCGATCCTGATCACGACCGAAGCCGCCGTCGCCGACGCCCCCAAGAAGGGCGGCTCCTCGGCCCCCGACATGGGTGGAATGGGCGGCATGGGCGGCATGGACTTCTAA
- the groES gene encoding co-chaperone GroES: MAFRPLGDRVLVKRVEEESKTKGGIIIPDTAKEKPQEGEVVSVGPGVRDESGKVNALELKAGDRILFGKWSGTEVKIDGDDLIIMKESDVLGVLS; this comes from the coding sequence ATGGCGTTTCGTCCGCTCGGCGACCGCGTGCTGGTCAAGCGCGTTGAAGAAGAATCCAAGACCAAGGGCGGGATCATCATCCCCGACACCGCCAAGGAAAAGCCGCAGGAAGGCGAAGTCGTCTCCGTCGGCCCCGGCGTTCGTGACGAATCCGGCAAGGTCAACGCTCTGGAATTGAAGGCCGGCGACCGCATCCTGTTCGGCAAGTGGTCGGGCACGGAAGTGAAGATCGACGGCGACGACCTGATCATCATGAAAGAGTCGGACGTCCTCGGCGTCCTGAGCTGA
- the zigA gene encoding zinc metallochaperone GTPase ZigA, with translation MSEFKKLPVTVLSGFLGAGKTTLLNHILSNRDGLRVAVIVNDMSEVNIDAALVRDGGGADLSRTEERLVEMSNGCICCTLREDLLIEVGKLAREGRFDCLLIESTGISEPMPVAATFDFRDEDGFSLSDLARIDTMVTVVDAFNFHRDYPSTDRLKTRGEHLGEDDERTVANLLIDQIEFADVIVLNKCDLLDAVQLGTLKAMMTQFNPRARILEAVRGAVPLDQVIGTGLFDMEQAEQAAGWSQALRGEVTPETEEYGVSTFVYRARRPFHPRRFHDLLNREWPGVWRSKGFFWLASRMDYVGSWSQAGAVTEHEWGGLWWASAPRDRWPDDNPEWLKAIEAVWRQPYGDRRQEIVLIGKDMNRDLLTSMFDAALLTRFEMERGPKGWSRLEDPFPHWGARQDAA, from the coding sequence GTGTCCGAGTTCAAGAAATTGCCCGTCACCGTCCTGTCCGGCTTCCTGGGGGCCGGCAAGACGACCCTGCTCAACCACATCCTGTCGAACCGCGACGGGCTGCGGGTCGCGGTGATCGTCAATGACATGAGCGAGGTGAACATCGACGCCGCCCTGGTGCGCGACGGCGGCGGCGCGGACCTGTCGCGGACCGAGGAACGGCTGGTGGAGATGTCCAACGGCTGTATCTGCTGCACCCTGCGCGAGGATCTGCTGATCGAGGTCGGCAAGCTGGCGCGCGAGGGTCGGTTCGATTGTCTGCTGATCGAATCCACCGGAATTTCCGAACCCATGCCGGTCGCCGCCACCTTCGACTTCCGCGACGAGGACGGCTTCAGCCTGTCGGACCTGGCCCGGATCGACACCATGGTCACGGTGGTCGACGCCTTCAACTTCCACCGCGACTATCCCTCGACCGACCGACTGAAGACCCGTGGCGAACATCTGGGCGAGGACGACGAGCGCACGGTCGCCAATCTGCTGATCGACCAGATCGAGTTCGCCGACGTCATCGTGCTGAACAAGTGCGATCTGCTCGACGCGGTCCAACTCGGGACGCTGAAGGCGATGATGACCCAGTTCAATCCCCGCGCCCGGATCCTTGAGGCGGTGCGGGGCGCCGTGCCTCTGGATCAGGTGATCGGCACGGGCCTGTTCGACATGGAGCAGGCGGAACAGGCTGCCGGCTGGTCCCAGGCCCTGCGCGGCGAGGTGACGCCCGAGACCGAGGAATACGGCGTCTCCACCTTCGTCTATCGGGCGCGCAGACCGTTCCACCCCCGGCGCTTCCACGACCTGCTGAACCGCGAATGGCCCGGCGTCTGGCGCTCCAAGGGCTTCTTCTGGCTGGCCAGCCGGATGGATTATGTCGGGTCCTGGAGCCAGGCCGGGGCGGTGACGGAACACGAATGGGGCGGCCTGTGGTGGGCCTCGGCCCCGCGCGATCGCTGGCCCGACGACAATCCCGAATGGCTGAAGGCGATCGAGGCGGTCTGGCGTCAGCCCTATGGCGACCGCCGTCAGGAGATCGTCCTGATCGGCAAGGACATGAACCGCGACCTGCTGACCTCGATGTTCGACGCCGCCCTGCTGACCCGGTTCGAGATGGAGCGCGGGCCCAAGGGCTGGTCCAGGCTGGAGGATCCCTTCCCGCACTGGGGCGCGCGCCAGGACGCGGCTTAA
- a CDS encoding DUF1826 domain-containing protein — translation MAVGAVVQGLAPTVFTTLFEPQVRMAIWSRPSPMPPDAPPPADFTAECDGRWIAPSGPAPEWLLRDIQGLGEIVAAISGCETWRARCETVTRRACPRFHQDAVPVRLIVAYEGPGPEWAFAGEIGEDLDGRYIGTRRRIRTLHPGDIAIMKGTAPGWEAWPEFPEVLHRSPPAGKRSPRRVLTIDAAPM, via the coding sequence ATGGCGGTCGGCGCTGTCGTCCAGGGGCTTGCGCCCACAGTCTTCACCACCCTGTTCGAGCCGCAGGTGCGGATGGCGATCTGGTCTAGGCCCAGCCCCATGCCGCCCGACGCCCCGCCCCCGGCCGACTTCACCGCCGAATGCGATGGGCGGTGGATCGCCCCATCGGGTCCAGCGCCCGAGTGGTTGCTGCGGGATATTCAGGGACTGGGGGAGATCGTGGCGGCGATCAGCGGATGCGAGACCTGGCGCGCGCGGTGCGAGACCGTGACCCGGCGCGCCTGCCCACGCTTCCATCAGGACGCGGTCCCGGTGCGCCTGATCGTCGCCTATGAGGGGCCGGGGCCGGAATGGGCCTTCGCCGGCGAGATCGGCGAGGATCTGGACGGGCGCTATATCGGCACGCGCCGTCGGATCCGCACCCTTCATCCCGGCGACATCGCCATCATGAAGGGCACGGCGCCGGGCTGGGAGGCCTGGCCGGAGTTTCCGGAGGTCCTGCATCGCTCGCCGCCGGCCGGGAAACGATCCCCCCGGCGCGTCTTGACGATCGACGCCGCGCCGATGTGA
- the pgi gene encoding glucose-6-phosphate isomerase, which yields MTRDDAWTTFDRTAAEAGATRIDQQFAADPDRLARMSVEAAGLYLDLSKQSWTKAGFEACLDLARASDVEGRRAALFAGEAVNLTEGRAVLHPALRAPAGADFKALGEPVSAEVDAVRADMKTYADAVRSGAEAGATGRKFEAIVHVGIGGSDLGPRVVWDALRPLDPAIDLRFVANIDPRDMAEALTGLDPETTLVVVVSKTFTTQETLANAEAAKAWLTAALPAEGMTKHFIGVTAAPDKAAAFGCGRTFAFRDWVGGRYSLWSAVSLSCGIALGWDVFEAMLAGAAAMDDHFVSAPLEQNAPILLALAQVFNVDGLNRPARTVAPYAHALRRLPSFLQQLEMESNGKRVHRDGTPVTRQTCPVVFGEPGTNGQHAFFQQIHQGPQIVPAEFVIVAKTHADAPESPLWSNALAQGQALMLGKTTEAAKAEGLAQGLSEEEAARLAPHRTFTGNRPSTAIVMDRLTPETLGALLALYEHKTFVEGVIWDINSFDQWGVELGKVLARAILKDVDAGGPSADLDPSTAGLMTRLMG from the coding sequence ATGACCCGTGACGACGCCTGGACGACCTTCGACCGCACGGCCGCCGAGGCCGGCGCGACCCGTATCGACCAGCAGTTCGCCGCCGATCCCGACCGGCTGGCGCGGATGTCGGTCGAGGCGGCGGGGCTTTATCTGGACCTGTCGAAACAGAGCTGGACCAAGGCCGGCTTCGAGGCCTGTCTGGATCTGGCCCGCGCCAGCGACGTCGAGGGCCGTCGCGCCGCCCTGTTCGCCGGCGAGGCCGTCAATCTGACCGAGGGCCGGGCCGTGCTGCACCCGGCCCTGCGCGCCCCGGCCGGCGCCGACTTCAAGGCCCTGGGCGAGCCGGTCTCGGCCGAGGTGGACGCCGTGCGCGCCGACATGAAGACCTATGCCGACGCCGTGCGCTCGGGCGCCGAGGCGGGGGCCACAGGGCGCAAGTTCGAGGCCATCGTCCATGTCGGCATCGGCGGGTCAGACCTGGGACCGCGCGTGGTCTGGGACGCCCTGCGCCCGCTGGACCCCGCCATCGACCTGCGCTTCGTCGCCAATATCGATCCGCGCGACATGGCCGAGGCCCTGACCGGCCTGGACCCCGAAACCACCCTGGTCGTGGTCGTGTCCAAGACCTTCACCACCCAGGAAACCCTGGCCAACGCCGAGGCCGCCAAGGCCTGGCTGACCGCGGCCCTGCCGGCCGAAGGCATGACCAAACACTTCATCGGCGTGACGGCGGCGCCGGACAAGGCGGCGGCCTTCGGCTGCGGCCGCACCTTCGCCTTCCGGGACTGGGTCGGCGGTCGGTATTCGCTGTGGTCGGCGGTCAGCCTGTCGTGCGGCATCGCCCTGGGCTGGGATGTGTTCGAGGCCATGCTGGCCGGGGCTGCGGCCATGGACGACCATTTCGTCTCGGCCCCGCTGGAGCAGAATGCGCCGATCCTGCTGGCCCTGGCCCAGGTGTTCAATGTCGACGGTCTGAACCGACCCGCCCGCACCGTCGCCCCCTACGCCCACGCCCTGCGCCGCCTGCCGTCCTTCCTGCAACAGCTGGAGATGGAGTCGAACGGCAAGCGGGTGCATCGCGACGGCACGCCCGTCACGCGCCAGACCTGCCCCGTCGTCTTCGGCGAGCCGGGCACCAATGGTCAGCACGCCTTCTTCCAGCAGATCCACCAGGGGCCCCAGATCGTCCCGGCCGAGTTTGTGATCGTGGCCAAGACCCATGCGGACGCGCCGGAATCCCCCCTCTGGTCCAACGCCCTGGCCCAGGGTCAGGCCCTGATGCTGGGCAAGACCACTGAAGCCGCCAAGGCGGAAGGCCTGGCCCAGGGCCTGTCGGAGGAAGAGGCGGCCCGTCTGGCGCCTCACCGCACCTTCACCGGAAACCGCCCCTCGACCGCCATCGTCATGGACCGTCTGACGCCCGAGACCCTGGGCGCCCTGCTGGCCCTCTATGAGCACAAGACCTTCGTCGAGGGCGTGATCTGGGACATCAACAGCTTCGACCAGTGGGGCGTCGAACTGGGCAAGGTCCTGGCCAGGGCGATCCTGAAGGACGTGGACGCCGGCGGACCGTCCGCCGATCTGGACCCCTCGACGGCCGGCCTGATGACGCGGTTGATGGGCTGA